Below is a window of Rutidosis leptorrhynchoides isolate AG116_Rl617_1_P2 unplaced genomic scaffold, CSIRO_AGI_Rlap_v1 contig260, whole genome shotgun sequence DNA.
TGCATAAAACCAAACAGAGATAGATACTAGTAAACACCAAAATCACTTATATCTCAAATATCCTTGAACAACAAAATAGAGAAAATGGGTGTAGCGAATCATGCAATAGAAACACCTTTTGGCATCCATATACGAAGAAGTTTGTCATAAAATGAGCAAGTAGCGATCACAGAAGTATTTCTTTCACCTTTCTGCCAATCTGCACCATAAGCAAGTGAGTCATGCTTGCTGTAAGTTTCAACAACTTGAGCTTCTTTGTCTCCAATCTTGACAATTGCAAACCCGTTGTGCATACAAGCTGCCAAGACCGAGCCTTGTACGTGTGGATGGTACTTGATCCTCCATACTCCACCCCCTAAACAAATCGAACTTTCATTCACGGGCTTCGAGGTTGACCTTACATCCCACACTCTAAGGATTTCATCGTAGCTTCCGGTAAGTACGGTATTAGGTTCATCCGGGCTCTTTACGATGCAGCAAACACCCATTTTATGAACATTGGAATTTTGAAATGCTAATTTCGATGGACCATCGCGTAAATCCCAGCAACTGAATTTGCAGTCATCTGAACCAGTATATACCAAATCTGGTTGGTGGATATCGAATGAAGTTGTCCAAACCTCAAAATCGTGTGCTTTCCATTCTTGTACAGTTTCTAACTGGGACTCTGCCAAAGAATTTATCAATACTGAACCGTTCGAAAGCCCAACTGTGATCGACGTGCCAGAAGGATTCCAATCCAGATACAAGCACATGGAGGAGCTGACCTTTTCTCCGGTCATTTCTCTTAGAGTATTCCCTGCTTTCAGATAAACTTAATTACTAAAAGGACAAATAAATAAGCATGCAAAGCCACATTTAGAGAGAAGTGACGCAATTTTCCTCCAATAAATGGTCGAACTAGAAGCACCTAATGTAAGTAACACTTGTTTATGCAACTAGGCTTGCTGCACTAAGTAAATTTCTTCCATGGTCATTACAGTTACATATTTTAGTATTTTACGGCAAGTTTGTGAAGTTTCACATCCGAGGTGAAAGATACACACATAGCTCCTCATCTTTGAAGTAACTCTACGATTTAACTTCAGTGTATGAAAGGGATAAACACAAACACATCATTTAATGAGTCATAGTGTCATACTTGCATAAAACATGCATCTTATATACATTCTTCCTAAAATGTGAATCAGACAAAGTATTGATCACGAAAAAGatccaccaaaaaaaaaaaacagatcaaATTAAAAGTGCAAGATACAAAACTTTGGGTATACCTCCATCTTCAGAGCCTTCTAGCTGGTGGATTCTCAAGCAGCCATCAGCATCAGCTTGACCGAGAAGAGGACCCACATTACCTCTGACAGGGCTCCACTTAATATCAAAAATGCCAGCAGTATCAGCACGATGAAATAACTCAAGCGTGCCTCCTTTATCAGCAGTGACATTGAAGAGCGATATGCTCCCTTTTCTACTCGGTAGATCACCTTCCTCCAGGGTATACGTCGAAGCCGCTAACACGTGATGAAATGAATCGATCGGACAGAATTCGACAGCGTCTGCGTTTCCTTCTAGACAGCAATGTGCCACATCCATAACCTGCATTTCATTGTTCGTTGAGGCATTTCATCGAACAAGTATAGTGCATATAAAATAAAGCAGAAAGAAGTAGACAAAAACAAAGCAAGAGCAGGAAAGAGGGTTTACCGTTATGTCAGTTAATTGGTAGTATCGAATAATTTCTAGTTTAAAGATTCGAACAAATAGATCGATGTTCTGTTTGTTGGGTTCTGCTTATGAAATTTGTTCATAAATACTCCTACTTATGAGTTTTCTATGCATTTGAACCAACCAGGCCGTTTCAACTCGACTAACGGCTCAACCGATTTTAATCTGACCCGGCCTGGCCTGGCTCGAAAAATATTAAGAAAGAAACATTTAATAAATCACATAGCCattttattttaataaacaaaagccattttattttaaaaagaaaagacaataaagatataaaatatatttaaaattctTAATGTGCTTATAAACTACAAGCACTTATTACATGAAAAAATACACTTTTTTATTGTATAATATCGCTCAACTCACATAATAATACGAAAAAACTCTTTTTATCTTATAATATTATCGCTCAACTCACATATCGATTTATTTATAGAAAACGAAAGAAGAGATAGTTTAGATGCATTCATTTGGATTTGCCAAGAGATAAGTCTCAATGGCCTTGAACAAGACATAACCCTTTTCTTGACCAGCCTTCATTGCATCTTCCGATATATCAGCACCATCGATGATGTAGATGGTGGTCTTCACCTTCAAGATAGAACCTCCATCCGGAGAAGCTATAATCTTGTTCTCATGAGATATCTTTTCAATCTTATCGGCCATAAAATCTCCTTCAATAATACTGTAATTATATGCCAGATTATCTTTGTCAATAGAATCGATTCTGTGCTTCATATATCCTTCTTTGGGACCTGTGATTATTAAATGAAGTATAATCGATcatcaacttctaattttcattaACAAAATTTCTTTTAATGTCAATTAATTAATTTTCTAAAGTTAAGTATAATCTAGCTAGTGTTCATTTCATCCGAGAAATTGATAAGTTTTATGAAACAAAAATATGGCTATACTTTACATTCTTATTTAATTGCAAAATCATTATTGTTTGTGATTATGTGTAGATAAATAATGAGTTTAATTAATTACCTTCTTGAAAAGTAATCTTCTTAACGGTTCCGGCTCCTCCATCACCTTGAATGATCTCGGTATTTTTGATGATCTCAGGTGCAACTTTAGCTGAGAGTTTATCAGTTTCGACGGCTAACGCATTGAACAATCTAGGGGGAGCGATGGGAGAAGTGGTCTCATTTTCGTAAGTGAAAACACCCATAATTTAATTTCTTGAAAATATAAAAGATATTGAGAATAAGTGATACAGAGGAGGTAATTGCCAAAGCTTATATGGTTTTTTGTGTGAGGATATTAGAGAGCTCAAAATGGTATTTATAGACTGAGAGCTTCGAGCTAGGTGATGAAGCAAGCAAATCGTCGTTTGGAGTCCTAACATAAAACAAGCAGTCTTTTCAAAATAATCTAGAATTGACATCGGTCGTTAATGGTGGCCGCAGTCACTTGATATATTTTGGTCTTGTTTCTCTATTAATActctaactaatattaataattttttcataattattattagttatattattgaaaatgcaaTCAttgtttatattttaatttaatttaaataatcAATTCTAATTATAATTAACATCTAGAATGTTtttttagaaattttttttttctagaatTTATATTTTGTTTAAACTTAATCGATCCACTAAGAAATACAGTTTTATTAtgataaatttatttattaatttcattattatgtCAAAGATATACTCCTTCCGTTTCACAATAGTTGATGTTTTGAATGTTAATGACATGTGTAATTATTAGATATAGTAGGCGTATTTTTTTACAATGAAAATATTTCTTAAATTATATATGGTGTTTTGCTCAATTTGGGAAAGCTCGAAAAACTTTTTCTCATTAAAATATCTTTAATACACTTGATGAATTACACATGTCactaaaactcaaaatatcaaTTATTGTGAAacgtaataataaattttaaagcaAATTTCAAAAAGTCGATTTGTACTTTTTTCTTAACATCAAAATTGATAATACTTATGCATCATTTTTAAACTTTTCACATATATTAATATCATTgatttaaatatataattattctTAATTTTTATATTCTCCTTTTTTTCAATCAAATTATTTGTATGAAAAGTATATGAAACAGAAGTAAGTAAAAAGattaaaaaaattattaaagttCTAAAAATGCCAACTTAAAGATATAAATAATCATAAAAAATATCATCTATTTCATTTCAATACAGAAGGAGTTTAGTTTATTTCTTATGCGTGGAATCGTTGACTATAACAACAAAATTTGATAATTTTTTTTCATTACATTACATCATATACGGAGTGTACGATTCAAACCCCTCGTCTAATATGGAGCACGGAGAGGTATTCAAAGTCCTAGTAGGTAAAATTTGATAAGTTTGAATCTATCAACATCAAGTATTGTATGTAGACATGAAAAGAATTGTCATCAGTCATCACATCTAGATTTTTGGACTTTCCTAAGATTTGAATTATATCTGTTTCACTACTTCTCAATTAAATACATAAAAATACTTATAAAAAAATACATGAAAAATTAAATTGTAATGAAATATTGATAAGTcaagtatttttttttctttttaaataataataatataatatgtgTGATTCAATATCCATACTATCAAGCTGTTCGATCCATAATCTAGTAAAGGGAAATTAAGCTTTGTAAGTACATACATTAGATAAATTATGAGTTGAAAAGAGAAGCCTTCCTATTCGTGCAAGTAGCATGATTAAAATCACCACAACATTACAAGCTCTTAATTTGGGCCTTCATCCGGCATTGCAAATCTTCAATTGagaagttattacaagtttaactaCAGTTTAAAGATATTTTTAATAAAGGATTATAATATAGTTGAAATGAATGGTAATGTAAACTAACTAGATCAAGATAAACGGTAATCATAGAGAGGTACAATTTTGATAACGCTTTTCCAACAATCTAATTGTACTTCAACAAAATTTTATAATCTAAGAGACTATAAACACATGACGTTATTCGTGACACAttctcaataatatatatatacatacctattttaATTATGAAGAATgagaataataaaaaaaagaatTATAGtgagtttttattaaaaatatgaaTTTAACTAGTAAGTTGGAAAAAAACTACTTTATAATATAATCCGATTAGAAATaatcttttaaataataaattaaaaaattCATGTGTTTGTAATTTAATTCATAGTAAAAAGCTATTTATAAAATATTGATTTAACAATAAAATTTGTAGTTGGAACAATTCAATTAACTATTCCTCTTAATTTTGTAAAAAATGTGTCCTGTTCTTTTCTATTATATGATATATAACTCTTAATATGAAGAAAGAAAAAAAGGGAAAAAACTAAACCTAAAATATATCTCGATTCAACAACTATAACGCATACTATAAACCACTTAAAAAAGTATTTGAAATGCAACAAACTTATATATTATCATAATCTTTAATAGATATTGGCACGAGGTCAAAAACTTTTAGAATGCACACTTCAACAATTGCAAGTTAAAGGCTTTCTTCA
It encodes the following:
- the LOC139882363 gene encoding uncharacterized protein; this encodes MDVAHCCLEGNADAVEFCPIDSFHHVLAASTYTLEEGDLPSRKGSISLFNVTADKGGTLELFHRADTAGIFDIKWSPVRGNVGPLLGQADADGCLRIHQLEGSEDGGNTLREMTGEKVSSSMCLYLDWNPSGTSITVGLSNGSVLINSLAESQLETVQEWKAHDFEVWTTSFDIHQPDLVYTGSDDCKFSCWDLRDGPSKLAFQNSNVHKMGVCCIVKSPDEPNTVLTGSYDEILRVWDVRSTSKPVNESSICLGGGVWRIKYHPHVQGSVLAACMHNGFAIVKIGDKEAQVVETYSKHDSLAYGADWQKGERNTSVIATCSFYDKLLRIWMPKGVSIA
- the LOC139882364 gene encoding major strawberry allergen Fra a 1.04-like; this encodes MGVFTYENETTSPIAPPRLFNALAVETDKLSAKVAPEIIKNTEIIQGDGGAGTVKKITFQEGPKEGYMKHRIDSIDKDNLAYNYSIIEGDFMADKIEKISHENKIIASPDGGSILKVKTTIYIIDGADISEDAMKAGQEKGYVLFKAIETYLLANPNECI